A region of Lycium barbarum isolate Lr01 chromosome 1, ASM1917538v2, whole genome shotgun sequence DNA encodes the following proteins:
- the LOC132621222 gene encoding GPI-anchored protein LLG2-like has protein sequence MMGFEKCFFLFLFFLLVGLTSSSPLYIKHDVLEARVQTGRALLQQQGNCPIDFERENYTVITSQCKGPHYNSTICCNAFKQLACKHSTEINNVQNGCATTMFNYINLYGKYPPGLFANMCKEDKEGLNCSNIVQPEGKSEEQKSHSSEGANFSMVLMLIASGFLIIMLNI, from the exons ATGATGGGCTTCGAAAAATGCTTCTTCTTGTTTCTCTTCTTCCTTCTTGTTGGCTTAACTTCTTCTTCTCCATTGTACATCAAAC atgatgtgctTGAGGCTCGTGTTCAAACGGGACGTGCCCTTCTTCAACAACAAGGAA ATTGTCCCATTGATTTTGAGAGGGAAAACTACACTGTCATAACAAGCCAATGCAAAGGACCTCACTACAATTCAACAATATGTTGCAATGCATTCAAGCAATTAGCCTGCAAACATTCAACAGAGATAAATAATGTGCAAAATGGATGTGCTACAACAATGTTTAATTACATAAATCTCTATGGCAAATATCCACCTGGCCTTTTTGCAAATATGTGCAAAGAGGACAAAGAAGGCCTAAATTGCAGTAATATTGTTCAGCCTGAAGGCAAATCTGAGGAACAAAAGAGTCATTCTTCAGAAGGTGCTAACTTTTCAATGGTGCTTATGCTGATAGCCAGTGGCTTTCTAATCATAATGTTAAATATATGA